A DNA window from Zingiber officinale cultivar Zhangliang chromosome 3A, Zo_v1.1, whole genome shotgun sequence contains the following coding sequences:
- the LOC122054180 gene encoding extracellular ribonuclease LE-like, with the protein MQLPSIMLLLLLPLLFSSPSISTAQDFDFFYFVLQWPGSYCDTKQSCCYPTAGKPKADFGIHGLWPNYADGSYPSNCDSGNAYDASQIGDLIGSLRSKWPSLACPSGDGSTFWRHEWEKHGTCSESVLDQHAYFQASLRLKSQINLLQVLQDAGIRPDGGFYSIRGISSAIRAGIGFEPGVECNVDEAGNRQLYQVYVCVDATGKRLIDCPVLPASKCSSRVEFPPF; encoded by the exons ATGCAGCTGCCTTCCATCATGCTGCTCCTCCTTCTTCCCCTCCTCTTTTCCTCTCCGTCAATCTCCACCGCACAAGATTTCGACTTCTTCTACTTCGTCCTGCAG TGGCCGGGCTCTTACTGCGACACCAAGCAAAGCTGCTGCTATCCGACCGCCGGAAAGCCCAAGGCCGACTTCGGCATCCATGGGCTCTGGCCGAATTACGCCGACGGATCTTATCCATCGAATTGCGATTCCGGCAACGCCTACGATGCCTCTCAG ATCGGAGATTTAATAGGGAGCTTGAGATCGAAGTGGCCCAGTCTGGCTTGCCCCAGCGGCGACGGCTCCACCTTCTGGAGACACGAGTGGGAGAAGCACGGGACGTGCTCGGAGTCCGTCCTCGACCAGCACGCCTACTTCCAAGCCTCCCTCCGCCTCAAGAGCCAAATCAACCTCCTCCAAGTACTGCAAGATGCAG GGATACGGCCGGATGGGGGATTTTATAGCATCAGGGGGATATCGAGTGCGATCAGGGCCGGGATCGGCTTCGAACCAGGGGTGGAGTGCAACGTCGACGAGGCCGGGAATCGGCAGCTGTATCAGGTGTACGTGTGCGTCGACGCGACGGGGAAGCGGCTCATCGACTGCCCGGTTTTGCCCGCCAGCAAATGCTCTTCCCGCGTGGAGTTCCCGCCGTTCTAG
- the LOC122050812 gene encoding pentatricopeptide repeat-containing protein At5g66520-like, translating to MSKEYFSNEMLYLPALRSSKPYSRDLQKQLFLMLQHCRSMQQLSQLHAKLVVNGFFYKNVLITKLLSCCIASGNISYASLVFNQVLEPNTTLCNQMIRASFRSDVPGRSLYIYNRMRSKGGREDTQPNSYTYAFLLAACTKAGPNFLTQGEQLHCRVISGGFGSSIYVQTNLINMYSGTSSDGISKSHMIFKEIVNPNIISCNSMLAGFLRSGNVLLANQFFHDMPAKDKVSWTTMIAGYAKTGMSDQALKCFSQMRTHIKPDQVTMIAVLTACANWGDLELGRLMHGYSCQILHGQKCLVNLNNALIHMYVKCGAIDDAFQVFTQMSQKNTASWTTMIAGLAKHGCGNEALDLFQRMQENDVENEKPDWLTFIAVLCACSYLGMVDKGLFYFEQMITNHRIIPRMEHYCCIVDMLSRAGHLNQALEMIKKMPMEPNFAIWGALLGGCWIHKDVKLAAQIIDKLMEHEPDKVAGHLISVSNIYAAAMKRGVSQEFREMMLEMSIRKPTASSLIYMQGGNV from the coding sequence ATGTCTAAGGAGTACTTTTCAAATGAGATGCTCTACTTGCCTGCCCTACGATCTTCTAAACCATACTCGAGGGACCTACAGAAGCAGCTATTCTTGATGCTTCAACATTGCAGGAGCATGCAACAACTTAGTCAGTTGCATGCGAAATTGGTTGTTAATGGCTTCTTCTACAAAAATGTACTCATCACGAAACTTCTCTCCTGCTGCATTGCATCTGGGAACATATCCTATGCATCTCTAGTGTTTAACCAGGTTCTGGAACCAAATACCACCCTCTGCAACCAAATGATCAGGGCAAGTTTTCGTAGTGATGTGCCTGGGAGATCCCTATACATCTACAATAGAATGAGAAGTAAGGGAGGGAGAGAAGATACACAGCCGAATAGTTACACCTATGCCTTCCTCCTTGCAGCATGCACCAAGGCAGGGCCAAATTTCTTAACACAAGGGGAACAGTTGCATTGTAGGGTTATATCTGGTGGCTTTGGTTCCAGCATTTATGTCCaaacaaatttaattaacatgTATTCTGGCACCTCTAGTGATGGCATTTCTAAGTCCCATATGATATTTAAAGAGATAGTCAATCCAAATATAATATCATGTAATTCCATGTTGGCTGGATTTCTGAGGTCTGGCAATGTGCTATTAGCGAATCAGTTTTTCCATGACATGCCCGCTAAGGATAAAGTTTCATGGACTACTATGATTGCAGGCTATGCCAAGACTGGAATGAGTGATCAAGCACTCAAATGTTTTAGTCAGATGAGGACTCATATAAAGCCTGATCAGGTTACGATGATCGCTGTCCTGACTGCATGTGCGAACTGGGGAGACTTGGAACTTGGTCGCTTGATGCATGGTTATAGCTGCCAAATTTTGCATGGACAAAAATGTTTGGTGAATCTGAATAATGCTCTAATCCACATGTATGTGAAATGTGGAGCCATCGATGATGCTTTTCAGGTCTTCACCCAAATGTCTCAGAAAAACACTGCCTCGTGGACGACTATGATTGCAGGACTTGCAAAACATGGTTGTGGCAATGAAGCATTAGATCTCTTTCAGAGAATGCAGGAAAATGATGTGGAGAACGAGAAGCCTGATTGGTTAACCTTTATTGCAGTCCTATGTGCATGCAGTTACCTAGGTATGGTGGACAAGGGGCTTTTCTACTTTGAGCAGATGATTACAAATCATCGAATCATACCAAGGATGGAGCATTATTGCTGCATCGTCGACATGCTCAGTCGAGCAGGACACTTAAATCAAGCTCTAGAGATGATAAAAAAGATGCCAATGGAACCTAATTTTGCTATTTGGGGTGCTTTATTGGGTGGCTGTTGGATACACAAGGATGTAAAACTTGCTGCTCAGATAATTGACAAACTTATGGAGCACGAACCGGAtaaggtggctggccaccttaTCTCAGTATCCAATATATATGCTGCAGCTATGAAGAGAGGTGTTAGTCAAGAATTCAGGGAGATGATGTTGGAAATGAGCATTAGAAAGCCCACAGCAAGTAGCTTAATATATATGCAAGGAGGTAATGTTTGA
- the LOC122052997 gene encoding uncharacterized protein LOC122052997 yields MAALAFSFWFLCEMAVLANSIILLISFVAGHVSRTRAKGATSEEKSSFEFRNHESSSSAEKEEGRLAFKFQYQVPDQHGESNAEGLMPVVVVEEVNSASKACVRKYNFSCEKDLCAFVEEPKVYETDLFNEVVRDNVVAAVSEEFSGFDSECDSISVSDGYSVHDLVVDSDGFLSERELEVDDELKSSKECQEMNLKFTDSSSDDDDDDDDEVTTMNKKYSARKETDDASKSSTGTSSSSSSLLDLEMDANLQKSYLDEQTHELEKAQVKGSVNEDRHELESLWEHQELIEQLRMELRKLKDIGLPTILEEPESPITVEDLKPLMMDESFMHEDSMDEMQKFHWSYRERMRKLDILNYQKMYAIGFLQLKDDPLQSVGSRRTLGLAFQSIFAQSSWSVRRKSNVNPSERLIKELQTDLEVVYVGQTCLSWEFLRWQYEKAREMPQLSDPFGNHFYNQAAREFQQFQVNIQRFIENEAFQGPRLRNFIQNRCVLHNLLQVPLLKEDCLKDKMLGDGQGMSGEKMEEIMEESIRIFWEFVKADKDETPGILRGFMGTHVELQDPSDFYLVEDIQFDLHKKEKKLKDILRTGNCLVKKFKKPKEDRSNEDVFFSQVDLKLVGRVLRMPRITTEQLLWCHKKLSKIKFVERKVFREPCNFLEFPC; encoded by the exons ATGGCTGCGCTTGCCTTCTCTTTCTGGTTCTTGTGCGAGATGGCCGTGCTTGCCAATTCCATTATCCTCTTGATCAGTTTTGTTGCCGGACATGTTTCCAG AACTAGGGCAAAAGGAGCCACTTCAGAAGAGAAATCATCGTTCGAATTCAGAAATCATGAATCGTCATCATCTGCAGAGAAAGAAGAAGGACGTTTGGCTTTCAAGTTTCAGTATCAGGTTCCTGATCAACATGGCGAAAGCAATGCAGAAGGTTTGATGCCGGTTGTTGTCGTTGAAGAAGTCAATTCTGCTTCCAAAGCTTGCGTTCGTAAGTACAATTTCTCGTGCGAGAAAGATTTGTGCGCCTTCGTCGAAGAGCCAAAAGTATACGAGACTGATTTGTTTAATGAGGTTGTGAGAGACAATGTGGTGGCTGCTGTGTCCGAAGAGTTCTCAGGTTTTGATTCAGAATGCGATTCCATCAGCGTGAGTGATGGCTACTCGGTGCATGACCTTGTTGTGGATTCTGATGGGTTCTTGTCCGAGAGGGAACTCGAAGTGGATGATGAACTGAAATCGAGTAAAGAATGTCAAGAAATGAACTTGAAATTTACTGATTCCAGCagtgacgacgacgacgacgatgatGATGAAGTCACTACCATGAACAAGAAGTATTCAGCCAGGAAAGAGACAGATGATGCCTCAAAGAGTTCCACTGGcacaagctcaagctcaagctcattgttAGATCTCGAAATGGATGCTAATCTGCAAAAGAGCTATCTGGATGAGCAAACACACGAGTTGGAGAAGGCGCAAGTGAAGGGCTCTGTTAATGAGGATCGTCACGAGTTGGAGTCACTCTGGGAGCACCAGGAGCTCATTGAGCAGCTCAGGATGGAACTGCGAAAACTGAAAGATATCGGCCTGCCGACCATTTTAGAAGAGCCAGAGAGCCCTATAACAGTAGAGGATTTGAAGCCATTGATGATGGACGAGAGTTTCATGCATGAGGATTCCATGGACGAGATGCAGAAGTTCCATTGGAGCTACAGAGAAAGAATGAGGAAGCTCGACATACTGAACTATCAAAAAATGTACGCGATAG gttttctccaactgaaggatGATCCTCTTCAGTCAGTAGGATCTAGGAGGACACTAGGACTGGCATTCCAATCCATTTTTGCTCAAAGCTCCTGGTCAGTTCGTCGAAAGTCGAACGTAAATCCGTCTGAGAGACTCATCAAGGAGCTCCAAACTGATCTGGAAGTGGTGTATGTTGGGCAAACATGCCTTTCCTGGGAGTTCCTGCGATGGCAATATGAGAAAGCTAGGGAAATGCCTCAACTCTCTGATCCATTTGGGAATCATTTCTATAACCAAGCAGCCAGAGAATTCCAACAATTCCAAGTGAACATTCAGAGGTTCATTGAAAATGAGGCATTCCAAGGACCAAGGCTGCGTAATTTCATCCAAAACCGATGCGTTCTTCACAATCTCCTCCAAGTTCCTCTACTAAAGG AGGATTGCTTGAAGGACAAAATGTTGGGGGATGGACAAGGAATGAGTGGCGAAAAGATGGAAGAAATCATGGAGGAATCAATCAGAATTTTCTGGGAGTTTGTCAAAGCTGACAAGGATGAAACTCCAGGGATTCTCAGAGGGTTCATGGGCACTCATGTGGAACTACAAGACCCTTCAGATTTCTACCTTGTGGAAGACATCCAATTCGATCTACACAAG AAGGAGAAGAAGCTTAAGGACATTCTAAGGACAGGAAACTGTCTGGTTAAGAAGTTCAAGAAACCTAAAGAAGACAGATCAAATGAAGATGTTTTCTTCTCTCAAGTAGACTTGAAGCTGGTGGGAAGAGTCCTGCGGATGCCAAGGATTACAACTGAGCAACTGCTGTGGTGTCACAAGAAACTGAGCAAAATCAAGTTTGTAGAAAGGAAGGTCTTTAGGGAGCCTTGTAATTTCTTGGAATTTCCTTGTTGA